One stretch of Pomacea canaliculata isolate SZHN2017 linkage group LG11, ASM307304v1, whole genome shotgun sequence DNA includes these proteins:
- the LOC112575954 gene encoding uncharacterized protein LOC112575954 isoform X4: MTTGMGRKIKLFLLSIFLVTTCVVLVTYTDATGYLCLWSALAPECTENDGSAKYNNEVISQYLQRWEENNGSENYDNEIITQYLQRRKVFKVTKGHFVSKTCKNKDVGPCVDPACNTTFLPPRARLQRLVSTQYNVSSRHLEVLRSLGARVPPADLVFLTAASEDHFDESQGVIRDLHEKLTKYCRCHVLSFPFQSLPEVFKNLKTYQWKPLLVKAHSPHSKLLMWMDASVRFKSGDVSLIIQRVMADGFFIQHNIYMMPRHVMPVMLQYFHTQACLLAPFYEVEANFFVVKNEPLMSKAVLDPWVACAFAPRCVYPGDDWRKLLACFDNKRGYSVCHRFDQAALGVILVTLFDFKLSYLVVPDNNVNIQRGNKVKYFSNNINSRYSQNHSCKLLFVFSIGVLASTRNVFW; this comes from the exons ATG acaACTGGGATGGGGAGAAAAATTAAGTTGTTTTTGCTATCAATATTTCTTGTGACTACCTGTGTAGTCCTTGTGACCTACACTGATGCCACAGGTTACCTGTGTTTGTGGTCTGCTCTAGCACCAGAATGTACAG AAAACGATGGCAGTGCAAAATACAACAATGAAGTAATCAGCCAGTATCTTCAAAGGTGGGAAG aaaacaatggCAGTGAGAATTACGATAATGAAATAATCACACAGTATCTTCAAAGACGGAAAG ttttcaaaGTTACCAAAGGCCATTTTGTAAGCAAAACCtgtaaaaataaag ATGTGGGACCCTGTGTGGATCCTGCTTGTAACACGACCTTCCTGCCGCCCAGGGCGAGACTACAGCGTCTTGTGAGCACCCAGTACAACGTCAGCTCCCGCCATCTTGAGGTGCTGCGCTCCTTGGGGGCCCGGGTGCCGCCCGCCGACCTCGTCTTCCTCACGGCGGCCTCAGAGGACCATTTTGATGAGAGTCAGGGTGTCATCAGGGACCTGCATGAAAAG CTCACTAAGTACTGCAGATGTCACGTGCTGAGTTTCCCATTCCAGTCGCTACCTGAAGTCTTCAAGAATCTCAAAACGTACCAGTGGAAGCCCTTACTTGTGAAG gcacacagcCCGCACTCCAAGCTGCTGATGTGGATGGATGCTTCGGTCCGCTTCAAGTCCGGTGATGTCAGCCTCATCATCCAGCGTGTCATGGCCGACGGATTTTTCATTCAACACAACATCTACATGATGCCGAGACACGTGATGCCAGTGATGCTGCAGTATTTTCACACTCAAGCCTGTCTCCTCGCCCCCTTCTATGAGGTGGAAGCAAACTTCTTTGTAGTCAAGAACGAGCCGCTGATGAGCAAAGCTGTACTGGATCCTTGGGTCGCCTGTGCATTTGCCCCGAGATGTGTTTATCCAGGTGATGACTGGAGAAAACTCTTAGCATGTTTTGACAACAAACGAGGCTATAGTGTGTGTCACAGATTTGACCAGGCAGCTCTAGGTGTGATTCTTGTTACACTGTTTGACTTTAAACTGTCATACCTTGTAGTTCCTGACAACAATGTTAATATTCAGAGAggcaacaaagtaaaatatttttcaaacaatatAAATAGTCGATACTCTCAAAATCATTCATGTAAATTGTTATTTGTCTTTAGTATTGGAGTTCTAGCATCCACAAGAAACGTATTTTGGTAA
- the LOC112575954 gene encoding uncharacterized protein LOC112575954 isoform X3 yields MTTGMGRKIKLFLLSIFLVTTCVVLVTYTDATGYLCLWSALAPECTENDGSAKYNNEVISQYLQRWEENNGSENYDNEIITQYLQRRKDVGPCVDPACNTTFLPPRARLQRLVSTQYNVSSRHLEVLRSLGARVPPADLVFLTAASEDHFDESQGVIRDLHEKVFPWLTNNTNYTYNFIYYDLGLTNNSLALLTKYCRCHVLSFPFQSLPEVFKNLKTYQWKPLLVKAHSPHSKLLMWMDASVRFKSGDVSLIIQRVMADGFFIQHNIYMMPRHVMPVMLQYFHTQACLLAPFYEVEANFFVVKNEPLMSKAVLDPWVACAFAPRCVYPGDDWRKLLACFDNKRGYSVCHRFDQAALGVILVTLFDFKLSYLVVPDNNVNIQRGNKVKYFSNNINSRYSQNHSCKLLFVFSIGVLASTRNVFW; encoded by the exons ATG acaACTGGGATGGGGAGAAAAATTAAGTTGTTTTTGCTATCAATATTTCTTGTGACTACCTGTGTAGTCCTTGTGACCTACACTGATGCCACAGGTTACCTGTGTTTGTGGTCTGCTCTAGCACCAGAATGTACAG AAAACGATGGCAGTGCAAAATACAACAATGAAGTAATCAGCCAGTATCTTCAAAGGTGGGAAG aaaacaatggCAGTGAGAATTACGATAATGAAATAATCACACAGTATCTTCAAAGACGGAAAG ATGTGGGACCCTGTGTGGATCCTGCTTGTAACACGACCTTCCTGCCGCCCAGGGCGAGACTACAGCGTCTTGTGAGCACCCAGTACAACGTCAGCTCCCGCCATCTTGAGGTGCTGCGCTCCTTGGGGGCCCGGGTGCCGCCCGCCGACCTCGTCTTCCTCACGGCGGCCTCAGAGGACCATTTTGATGAGAGTCAGGGTGTCATCAGGGACCTGCATGAAAAGGTCTTTCCTTGGCtcaccaacaacacaaactatACTTATAACTTTATCTACTATGACCTGGGACTCACCAACAACAGCCTGGCACTg CTCACTAAGTACTGCAGATGTCACGTGCTGAGTTTCCCATTCCAGTCGCTACCTGAAGTCTTCAAGAATCTCAAAACGTACCAGTGGAAGCCCTTACTTGTGAAG gcacacagcCCGCACTCCAAGCTGCTGATGTGGATGGATGCTTCGGTCCGCTTCAAGTCCGGTGATGTCAGCCTCATCATCCAGCGTGTCATGGCCGACGGATTTTTCATTCAACACAACATCTACATGATGCCGAGACACGTGATGCCAGTGATGCTGCAGTATTTTCACACTCAAGCCTGTCTCCTCGCCCCCTTCTATGAGGTGGAAGCAAACTTCTTTGTAGTCAAGAACGAGCCGCTGATGAGCAAAGCTGTACTGGATCCTTGGGTCGCCTGTGCATTTGCCCCGAGATGTGTTTATCCAGGTGATGACTGGAGAAAACTCTTAGCATGTTTTGACAACAAACGAGGCTATAGTGTGTGTCACAGATTTGACCAGGCAGCTCTAGGTGTGATTCTTGTTACACTGTTTGACTTTAAACTGTCATACCTTGTAGTTCCTGACAACAATGTTAATATTCAGAGAggcaacaaagtaaaatatttttcaaacaatatAAATAGTCGATACTCTCAAAATCATTCATGTAAATTGTTATTTGTCTTTAGTATTGGAGTTCTAGCATCCACAAGAAACGTATTTTGGTAA
- the LOC112575954 gene encoding uncharacterized protein LOC112575954 isoform X1: MTTGMGRKIKLFLLSIFLVTTCVVLVTYTDATGYLCLWSALAPECTENDGSAKYNNEVISQYLQRWEENNGSENYDNEIITQYLQRRKVFKVTKGHFVSKTCKNKDVGPCVDPACNTTFLPPRARLQRLVSTQYNVSSRHLEVLRSLGARVPPADLVFLTAASEDHFDESQGVIRDLHEKVFPWLTNNTNYTYNFIYYDLGLTNNSLALLTKYCRCHVLSFPFQSLPEVFKNLKTYQWKPLLVKAHSPHSKLLMWMDASVRFKSGDVSLIIQRVMADGFFIQHNIYMMPRHVMPVMLQYFHTQACLLAPFYEVEANFFVVKNEPLMSKAVLDPWVACAFAPRCVYPGDDWRKLLACFDNKRGYSVCHRFDQAALGVILVTLFDFKLSYLVVPDNNVNIQRGNKVKYFSNNINSRYSQNHSCKLLFVFSIGVLASTRNVFW; this comes from the exons ATG acaACTGGGATGGGGAGAAAAATTAAGTTGTTTTTGCTATCAATATTTCTTGTGACTACCTGTGTAGTCCTTGTGACCTACACTGATGCCACAGGTTACCTGTGTTTGTGGTCTGCTCTAGCACCAGAATGTACAG AAAACGATGGCAGTGCAAAATACAACAATGAAGTAATCAGCCAGTATCTTCAAAGGTGGGAAG aaaacaatggCAGTGAGAATTACGATAATGAAATAATCACACAGTATCTTCAAAGACGGAAAG ttttcaaaGTTACCAAAGGCCATTTTGTAAGCAAAACCtgtaaaaataaag ATGTGGGACCCTGTGTGGATCCTGCTTGTAACACGACCTTCCTGCCGCCCAGGGCGAGACTACAGCGTCTTGTGAGCACCCAGTACAACGTCAGCTCCCGCCATCTTGAGGTGCTGCGCTCCTTGGGGGCCCGGGTGCCGCCCGCCGACCTCGTCTTCCTCACGGCGGCCTCAGAGGACCATTTTGATGAGAGTCAGGGTGTCATCAGGGACCTGCATGAAAAGGTCTTTCCTTGGCtcaccaacaacacaaactatACTTATAACTTTATCTACTATGACCTGGGACTCACCAACAACAGCCTGGCACTg CTCACTAAGTACTGCAGATGTCACGTGCTGAGTTTCCCATTCCAGTCGCTACCTGAAGTCTTCAAGAATCTCAAAACGTACCAGTGGAAGCCCTTACTTGTGAAG gcacacagcCCGCACTCCAAGCTGCTGATGTGGATGGATGCTTCGGTCCGCTTCAAGTCCGGTGATGTCAGCCTCATCATCCAGCGTGTCATGGCCGACGGATTTTTCATTCAACACAACATCTACATGATGCCGAGACACGTGATGCCAGTGATGCTGCAGTATTTTCACACTCAAGCCTGTCTCCTCGCCCCCTTCTATGAGGTGGAAGCAAACTTCTTTGTAGTCAAGAACGAGCCGCTGATGAGCAAAGCTGTACTGGATCCTTGGGTCGCCTGTGCATTTGCCCCGAGATGTGTTTATCCAGGTGATGACTGGAGAAAACTCTTAGCATGTTTTGACAACAAACGAGGCTATAGTGTGTGTCACAGATTTGACCAGGCAGCTCTAGGTGTGATTCTTGTTACACTGTTTGACTTTAAACTGTCATACCTTGTAGTTCCTGACAACAATGTTAATATTCAGAGAggcaacaaagtaaaatatttttcaaacaatatAAATAGTCGATACTCTCAAAATCATTCATGTAAATTGTTATTTGTCTTTAGTATTGGAGTTCTAGCATCCACAAGAAACGTATTTTGGTAA
- the LOC112575954 gene encoding uncharacterized protein LOC112575954 isoform X2 translates to MGRKIKLFLLSIFLVTTCVVLVTYTDATGYLCLWSALAPECTENDGSAKYNNEVISQYLQRWEENNGSENYDNEIITQYLQRRKVFKVTKGHFVSKTCKNKDVGPCVDPACNTTFLPPRARLQRLVSTQYNVSSRHLEVLRSLGARVPPADLVFLTAASEDHFDESQGVIRDLHEKVFPWLTNNTNYTYNFIYYDLGLTNNSLALLTKYCRCHVLSFPFQSLPEVFKNLKTYQWKPLLVKAHSPHSKLLMWMDASVRFKSGDVSLIIQRVMADGFFIQHNIYMMPRHVMPVMLQYFHTQACLLAPFYEVEANFFVVKNEPLMSKAVLDPWVACAFAPRCVYPGDDWRKLLACFDNKRGYSVCHRFDQAALGVILVTLFDFKLSYLVVPDNNVNIQRGNKVKYFSNNINSRYSQNHSCKLLFVFSIGVLASTRNVFW, encoded by the exons ATGGGGAGAAAAATTAAGTTGTTTTTGCTATCAATATTTCTTGTGACTACCTGTGTAGTCCTTGTGACCTACACTGATGCCACAGGTTACCTGTGTTTGTGGTCTGCTCTAGCACCAGAATGTACAG AAAACGATGGCAGTGCAAAATACAACAATGAAGTAATCAGCCAGTATCTTCAAAGGTGGGAAG aaaacaatggCAGTGAGAATTACGATAATGAAATAATCACACAGTATCTTCAAAGACGGAAAG ttttcaaaGTTACCAAAGGCCATTTTGTAAGCAAAACCtgtaaaaataaag ATGTGGGACCCTGTGTGGATCCTGCTTGTAACACGACCTTCCTGCCGCCCAGGGCGAGACTACAGCGTCTTGTGAGCACCCAGTACAACGTCAGCTCCCGCCATCTTGAGGTGCTGCGCTCCTTGGGGGCCCGGGTGCCGCCCGCCGACCTCGTCTTCCTCACGGCGGCCTCAGAGGACCATTTTGATGAGAGTCAGGGTGTCATCAGGGACCTGCATGAAAAGGTCTTTCCTTGGCtcaccaacaacacaaactatACTTATAACTTTATCTACTATGACCTGGGACTCACCAACAACAGCCTGGCACTg CTCACTAAGTACTGCAGATGTCACGTGCTGAGTTTCCCATTCCAGTCGCTACCTGAAGTCTTCAAGAATCTCAAAACGTACCAGTGGAAGCCCTTACTTGTGAAG gcacacagcCCGCACTCCAAGCTGCTGATGTGGATGGATGCTTCGGTCCGCTTCAAGTCCGGTGATGTCAGCCTCATCATCCAGCGTGTCATGGCCGACGGATTTTTCATTCAACACAACATCTACATGATGCCGAGACACGTGATGCCAGTGATGCTGCAGTATTTTCACACTCAAGCCTGTCTCCTCGCCCCCTTCTATGAGGTGGAAGCAAACTTCTTTGTAGTCAAGAACGAGCCGCTGATGAGCAAAGCTGTACTGGATCCTTGGGTCGCCTGTGCATTTGCCCCGAGATGTGTTTATCCAGGTGATGACTGGAGAAAACTCTTAGCATGTTTTGACAACAAACGAGGCTATAGTGTGTGTCACAGATTTGACCAGGCAGCTCTAGGTGTGATTCTTGTTACACTGTTTGACTTTAAACTGTCATACCTTGTAGTTCCTGACAACAATGTTAATATTCAGAGAggcaacaaagtaaaatatttttcaaacaatatAAATAGTCGATACTCTCAAAATCATTCATGTAAATTGTTATTTGTCTTTAGTATTGGAGTTCTAGCATCCACAAGAAACGTATTTTGGTAA